GCGTCCCCAGAAGCCCAATTTTCGCAGGTTAGGGCTGaatttggcgccggcggacccaggccgaatccGGCGCGCTGTGGGACGCCGCGGAAAACGTTTTTGGCGCGAAAAGAAGTGGTCCCACCAAGTCAGCGACTCGCCACCattgtcgtcctcatcgcctcggttcccgcgggaataaatgccaaggctgccgcgctgCAGCGCCGGTCAGCCTTCCGTTGATCCCTCACGGGCGGCGATGTGAAGGCGCGGTGACGCGCGTCCCCCCCGCTCCCGCCACACAGCACACGGCGGCAGCCCTCCCACCGCCCTTCCACGGCTATAAAACCCGCCCCCTCGCCGGTGAACGCACACACTGTCGCCATCGACGCCCTTCTCTCCACCTCTCGCCGCCGACGCCACTCTCTTCCACTCTCTCCCGCCGACGACAATGGCCGGGCGCTTCCCAGGCGACCGTGCGGCCGCGGACGTCTTTGGACACCGCCATCTGCACGAGGACGAGGCATgcctcctctacgaggccgacTACCCAGCGCCCtcggacatgcgggtgccgggtACCTGGAGGCTCAGAGCCGCCGGCGTCCCGGTGCCGCCCGGGCCAACCGGAGCTGCTCGGCGCGCCGAAATCGCGCGCATCTGGTCCTCGCTGCCGGAGCCGCAGCGGAACCAGCCGAGGTACGCCCCCGACAGCAACACGCTGTGGACGTCGTACTTCGAGCAGCGCCACGAGGAGCAGATCGCCTCCACCAACGGCGTCGAGccccgcggccgcctcaactcTGAGGGACGGCTCCAATGgttgggcgtccccggccgcaccctcgGAGCCGTCCTCGAGCACATCGAGGCTGGCAACATGCCGCGCTTGGAGTACccagcgcccccctccttctcccgACGCCGTGGTAGCTCATGGACGCCGTGGCGAATGGAGAAGGCGACCTCCTCGTCATCGGGTTATGGCTCTCTTTCGTTCGGTATGCCGGCGCtctgccccgtcaagccggagccgcaGGAGACTCCACTTGGGCGTCATCAACGAGGGTGGCCACCCCTCTCCTTCTTCTTCCGGCCTCGTCAGGCCGAAGACTGAGCCGGGTTTGCTCCCCGTGAAGAAGGAGCACGAGGCCATGGCCGCCGACGACAAGACCGCCCTCAAGTGGGCGAAGGCGGACTACGTCTGCGAGCAAATGGAGGGCCAGCGCCGCGCCTTCGAGGAGATCGCCACNNNNNNNNNNNNNNNNNNNNNNNNNNNNNNNNNNNNNNNNNNNNNNNNNNNNNNNNNNNNNNNNNNNNNNNNNNNNNNNNNNNNNNNNNNNNNNNNNNNNNNNNNNNNNNNNNNNNNNNNNNNNNNNNNNNNNNNNNNNNNNNNNNNNNNNNNNNNNNNNNNNNNNNNNNNNNNNNNNNNNNNNNNNNNNNNNNNNNNNNNNNNNNNNNNNNNNNNNNNNNNNNNNNNNNNNNNNNNNNNNNNNNNNNNNNNNNNNNNNNNNNNNNNNNNNNNNNNNNNNNNNNNNNNNNNNNNNNNNNNNNNNNNNNNNNNNNNNNNNNNNNNNNNNNNNNNNNNNNNNNNNNNNNNNNNNNNNNNNNNNNNNNNNNNNNNNNNNNNNNNNNNNNNNNNNNNNNNNNNNNNNNNNNNNNNNNNNNNNNNNNNNNNNNNNNNNNNNNNNNNNNNNNNNNNNNNNNNNNNNNNNNNNNNNNNNNNNNNNNNNNNNNNNNNNNNNNNNNNNNNNNNNNNNNNNNNNNNNNNNNNNNNNNNNNNNNNNNNNNNNNNNNNNNNNNNNNNNNNNNNNNNNNNNNNNNNNNNNNNNNNNNNNNNNNNNNNNNNNNNNNNNNNNNNNNNNNNNNNNNNNNNNNNNNNNNNNNNNNNNNNNNNNNNNNNNNNNNNNNNNNNNNNNNNNNNNNNNNNNNNNNNNNNNNNNNNNNNNNNNNNNNNNNNNNNNNNNNNNNNNNNNNNNNNNNNNNNNNNNNNNNNNNNNNNNNNNNNNNNNNNNNNNNNNNNNNNNNNNNNNNNNNNNNNNNNNNNNNNNNNNNNNNNNNNNNNNNNNNNNNNNNNNNNNNNNNNNNNNNNNNNNNNNNNNNNNNNNNNNNNNNNNNNNNNNNNNNNNNNNNNNNNNNNNNNNNNNNNNNNNNNNNNNNNNNNNNNNNNNNNNNNNNNNNNNNNNNNNNNNNNNNNNNNNNNNNNNNNNNNNNNNNNNNNNNNNNNNNNNNNNNNNNNNNNNNNNNNNNNNNNNNNNNNNNNNNNNNNNNNNNNNNNNNNNNNNNNNNNNNNNNNNNNNNNNNNNNNNNNNNNNNNNNNNNNNNNNNNNNNNNNNNNNNNNNNNNNNNNNNNNNNNNNNNNNNNNNNNNNNNNNNNNNNNNNNNNNNNNNNNNNNNNNNNNNNNNNNNNNNNNNNNNNNNNNNNNNNNNNNNNNNNNNNNNNNNNNNNNNNNNNNNNNNNNNNNNNNNNNNNNNNNNNNNNNNNNNNNNNNNNNNNNNNNNNNNNNNNNNNNNNNNNNNNNNNNNNNNNNNNNNNNNNNNNNNNNNNNNNNNNNNNNNNNNNNNNNNNNNNNNNNNNNNNNNNNNNNNNNNNNNNNNNNNNNNNNNNNNNNNNNNNNNNNNNNNNNNNNNNNNNNNNNNNNNNNNNNNNNNNNNNNNNNNNNNNNNNNNNNNNNNNNNNNNNNNNNNNNNNNNNNNNNNNNNNNNNNNNNNNNNNNNNNNNNNNNNNNNNNNNNNNNNNNNNNNNNNNNNNNNNNNNNNNNNNNNNNNNNNNNNNNNNNNNNNNNNNNNNNNNNNNTTGGATCGTGTCCTCACTAGTTTGCCTGGGCAAAATAGCTGCCTGGGAGTTGCCTGGACATCTCAGCAAAAAATGCCTGGCCAAGAACGACCATGTTTCTAGGCTGCGTTTGGTTACTGACCTGGGAACGTGCCTGTGTGGATAAATGGCCCAGGCAGTGTTTGGTTGCTATATTGCCTGGGATTGGAGATCACCGATATGCATATgctaaatataaatataaataaataTGGTCGGACTTTTCAAAAGCATAACAGAGCCAAATAATTTGATAAGCAAAAAGTAATAATAATATGAAGTTTCATAAGCATAACACTGAAGGCAAATGATTTTATAACTCTGACGATACACAGCAACATTGCTGTTGAATAACCACAGTGCATTACATTTGATTAATACTCATTGTCCAGCACATCTGGAATGCAAGAGATACACAAATTATCCTTATGGGATTAACATAACCAGAAGTCTAATTATGTATTCATCCTGATACTACCTAGAAACTTATCGAAAGTCAGAAAGCAACACAGCTTTCACATTAGCATCTAATAATCATATCATGCATGCTGATACTACTTGGAAACTAAGCAGAAGGCTGTAGCAAAATAATACCACCATCAGCCATTACTTAGACATCAGTTGTGCATAGCCAAAAGCTAGTCATTGACTACTTAGAAACTAGTGTTTTGCAACCAAAAGGATCCAACAATATGGTAGACCACCAATCAATCTTACTCAGAAAGGGGTAGAGTTAACAACAGGATCATCGCTAAGGTTACTAGCAGGATCTTTGTTTCCAAGGTTACCAACAAGATCATTGCCGACACGTTTGCCAGTAGGATAATTGTCAGATAAGTATGTATACACCCAACGCTCTAGGTATTCTTGACCCATGCTGACAAGAAAACCTCGATGGACTGCAAATTCTGGCTTGCATAGATGCATCCCGACCGACATCCTCTCATCAGGTGGCAACGGAATCTTCTTGAGCATGTCCCATAAAGGAGCATTCGGGTCCTTTGGGGCTACCGTCTGTACTGGACTTGCAAGGGTTTCTCGTATGCCCATCAAAGTACTTGTGAGCAGCACATCCATATTAGTGTCATCTTGTGATGCTTGAGATGATCTTGGCTTTGACCTTTTAGCTTTATCATTTTGTGGTGGTGGCAGAGTATTTGGCTTTGCACTTTTTTTGAAACTTTTCTTGTTAGGCTTTAGAGCCGCAACATTGGACGAGGAAACTTGACTATCAGTTGCAGCAAGAGCAGCCACCGCTTCACAATCATCACTATCTGTATCTAATTTATCCGAGTCATGACCTGTTGGACCCTTCGCTTCAACAAAGGTGGACATATcattcatcatgtcatcttttACCTTATCATCATTGTCAGTTTCAGCTGCAGAGAAAGGGTCTTGCATAAAAGAGCCATCTGCCGACGAGCCACTAAATAATTCCTTCAACTTGTCGTAGAACTGAATCGGTTTAGAGAGAATTCCACGATCATTGGCCTACATGAATTTTATTGTTagttccacatcagtagttgaacacTCGACAAATAGATAATTTGTATGAGATAATTACCGATAAGCCATCTAGAGTAGATTGGGAGAGCATCACTTGTTTGTTCACATCATCAAACCCACTGCGCAGCGGCCCCGTCGTCTGGAGCTGACTGATGCAATTTTTATCGGTCGAATTGTACAGGTCATTCaactttttttgcctctccagatctctaTCAACCAATGGCCCATACTTTCTTCGAGACATTCTAAGACTGTAATGTCTACGTCGACGACGCCATCGGACAATGGCCAACATTACAGCTAGAACACCTAACGTCCGTCGTTTCTTGATAACATAATGGACAGATTCCGTATACATCTGAATATTAAATGAAATAAATGTATAAGAAACAAGTGAGATGTACATATATGTAGTCAGTAGAACCAATAATAGAGAGATTGTTCTATGCTAGATTTAAGATTACATGCGTGCACACATATATGCAAAGTACTGCTAGATTATTACTCTAGTAAGAGGTTTCTTCAGATCTGGAAGGTTGTAGCTTCCAATCAAGTAAAAAAAAAGAAGCCAAATGAAAAGAAGCACAAGATGCGTTCATGCTAGCAAGTTCTAATCACAAGAACAAATAAACAGAGAAGGGGGCAGCAAATCGTGGCACACATGATAGGGTAAAAATTGCAGTCTCATCTTCACGATTTCACCAGATCTGACTAGGAACTAGAAATATTGTTGGGGGAAAGAAGAAGCAAAGCCAATAATCAATTTCCCATGCAATTCCTTCTCCCCTTCTCTCAAGAACAatcccagagagagagagagagaagattgtGAGCTATGGGGAGGGGAAACGTGAGTGGAGGTGGAGGGGAAAGTGCTTTGCCCATATATTACAGGGTATAGTAAATTATAAGTGGGGCCATCTTGCCCAGGCAGGTTGGGGAGAGGGCCAAACGTCCGATTTGCTACGCCTGGAGCCAGGCAGCGTACCCAGGCAACTTCACCAGGCAGAAAAATCCCAGGTCACTAACCAAACACACCCAGGCAGGTTCCAGGCAAGCGGGTTGATTTAGGCAAACGGCAGGGGGTTTTGTGCAAAACTGCACGCGCTGACCGGCCCAGCTAATTGGCGAGTTCTCATTGGCCTGGGACTAAAACATCACATTAGATGCAAGTTGGGGTATGGCTTGGTCTAGTTTTGCAAATTTGGGACTAGATcatcacattgggtgcaagttaGGGTACCTGACGTGCTATTACCTCTAAGAAAAAGATACGAACAAGGAGAGCTCAGCTCATCCACCGCATGCATGCGTCACGCGGGTGACGCGAGCAAGGCTGACGTACGCATGCACGATCGCCGAGATTGATCGGCTAGCTGCCTCTGATTGCTTCTGGCGATCGATGACAGAATTGTGCCAACCAGGTCTCTCTCTGTGTCTGTCTAGATCCATCGAGCGATCGAGCTTGATATCACGCATGACGTGTGCGTGCATGACGCACGTATATCTCCATGGAGAAGCCTCGCTGACACCGACATCATTAGCTTATTTGTCCGTCTCTCCATGTCGTATACCTTCATGTCTGCCTTCACGCAGCTAGTAGAAACATCTCTCCTCACACGCTTCGTgtgtgtatatgtgtatgtatgtatgtatttcctTTCATTCGGGTTCATAGTATTTGTCAATTCTAAACTTCGGTTAAAATTTAGAGCCCAAGCCCAACACAACCCAGCGTGGATGTCGGGCTATCGAGCTAAGCTTCCATTGCTCATGTCTATACCCCACCGAcatactccctttgtcccaaaataagcgatactaaagttagtacaaaattaagtgacttattttaggacggagggagtatatgactaTACTATGCGCGTGTTGGCACTATAGCATCTTCAAGGGCACTCTTCAAACATTTTTCATATTTTCAGGAGGACAATCAGGACCTTATTCGGACCCAAAAACGCTAGGTCCATGGGCCTTAACAAACTTGCCTCGTGTATAC
The genomic region above belongs to Triticum dicoccoides isolate Atlit2015 ecotype Zavitan unplaced genomic scaffold, WEW_v2.0 scaffold94005, whole genome shotgun sequence and contains:
- the LOC119348486 gene encoding uncharacterized protein LOC119348486, with amino-acid sequence MSRRKYGPLVDRDLERQKKLNDLYNSTDKNCISQLQTTGPLRSGFDDVNKQVMLSQSTLDGLSANDRGILSKPIQFYDKLKELFSGSSADGSFMQDPFSAAETDNDDKVKDDMMNDMSTFVEAKGPTGHDSDKLDTDSDDCEAVAALAATDSQVSSSNVAALKPNKKSFKKSAKPNTLPPPQNDKAKRSKPRSSQASQDDTNMDVLLTSTLMGIRETLASPVQTVAPKDPNAPLWDMLKKIPLPPDERMSVGMHLCKPEFAVHRGFLVSMGQEYLERWVYTYLSDNYPTGKRVGNDLVGNLGNKDPASNLSDDPVVNSTPF